In Chroicocephalus ridibundus chromosome 4, bChrRid1.1, whole genome shotgun sequence, one genomic interval encodes:
- the NLRP6 gene encoding NACHT, LRR and PYD domains-containing protein 6 isoform X3 — translation MGQYVSKKHTPSRGIPPGTAGDLLLHALEDLTQIDFKKFRDVLAHGDLQGRRCIPRGRLEKADWMDTKNLMLDFYGGEAALDVAIAVFERIHLRNAADLLRESRERALGPAALLGSSSPDFQRNYKRAIRQAYSRIKDQNARVGDNVSLNARYSRLVIVNKHRDEEEREHEIVAMGRRHAEIIKEQASASIVVGDLFKPGPDGWTPKEVVLLGAAGVGKTMTARKIMLDWASDKVFAEFDYVFYIHCREGNLLTSQASMADLITQCYPGSSPPLAEMLGQMERLLFIIDGFDELRFSVDRPLSELCSQPFEQRPVEIILSSLFRRRLLPKSSLLVTTRPAALRKLGKCLECERYAEILGFDEAEREEYFHKFFENAEQAAAAFQFVRGNEMLFTMCLVPIVCWIVCTVMKQQLGCAGGLTQSPKTTTGIYILYLLALLRSLSGPVKRGMPAVLRRLCCLAADGVWRQKVLFEEKEVQGYALDQREALPLLLNEHLFQKDISCVSTYSFIHLSFQEFFAALFYLLEDEGEARDPPAGPTREVKALLESYGNSRNYFMMTVRFLFGLLNKDRRRELEEEMDCKISPRITQELLVWLQKSQQTALALLEEETAVIREMEVCHCLYELQDEHFVVTALDPFMGVYLRGINLNRFDQIVLAFSIKHFPKLESLDLGHCSFLRDHPEHPAGPQPAQPARRCVRAIQQEEGKQSPIHLLCQALEKSGCKLKTLRFDRCQLTGACCGALASVLSVKPTLAELDLAGNEDLRDGGVKLLCEGLACGGCRLQILRLGCCNLTAAGCGALAAALGSLPTLAQLDLSDNPLGDGGVRELCTALAGPGCSLQKLWLWRCRLTAASCGALAAVLPASPSLTELHLGDNELGDGGVRRLSKGLRDPACRLQTLRLWRCRLTAASCGALAAVLPARPCLTELHLGDNKLGDGGVRRLSEGLRDPACRLQTLSLWQSRLTGACCADLCAMLSPSRSLEFLDLSDNDLGDASVQQLCKALGHPTCCLQKLWLKKSGLSTETLQKLDALKCGKPTLNIGYM, via the exons ATGGGGCAGTACGTCAGCAAGAAGCACACCCCGAGCAGGGGCATCCCCCCGGGCACCGCCGGGGATCTGCTGCTCCACGCCCTGGAAGACCTCACCcagatagattttaaaaaatttcgGGATGTGCTGGCGCACGGAGACCTGCAGGGCAGGCGCTGCATTCCCAGGGGGCGGCTGGAGAAGGCTGACTGGATGGACACGAAGAACCTCATGCTGGATTTCTACGGCGGGGAGGCTGCCCTGGATGTGGCGATAGCTGTCTTCGAGCGCATCCACCTCCGCAACGCTGCCGACCTGCTCCGGGAAAGcagggagagag ccctggggcccGCTGCTCTGCTGGGTTCATCGTCACCAG ATTTCCAGAGGAATTACAAAAGAGCCATACGCCAGGCGTACAGCCGCATAAAGGACCAAAACGCCCGGGTGGGCGATAACGTGAGCCTGAACGCCAGGTACTCGAGGCTGGTGATCGTCAACAAGCACCGCGACGAGGAGGAACGGGAGCATGAGATCGTGGCTATGGGGCGGAGGCACGCGGAGATCATTAAGGAGCAGGCCAGCGCCTCCATCGTGGTGGGCGACCTCTTCAAGCCCGGCCCCGATGGCTGGACCCCCAAGGAGGTGGTGCTGCTGGGGGCCGCGGGCGTGGGCAAGACGATGACAGCCAGGAAGATCATGCTGGACTGGGCGTCCGACAAGGTGTTTGCGGAGTTTGACTACGTCTTCTACATCCACTGCCGGGAAGGCAACCTCCTCACCAGCCAGGCCAGCATGGCCGACCTCATCACCCAGTGCTACCCCGGCAGCTCTCCGCCGCTCGCTGAGATGCTGGGGCAGATGGAGAGGCTCCTGTTCATCATCGATGGCTTTGACGAGCTCCGCTTTTCCGTCGACCGGCCCCTGTCCGAGCTGTGCTCCCAGCCCTTCGAGCAGAGGCCGGTGGAGATCATCCTGAGCAGCCTCTTCCGCCGGAGGCTCCTGCCCAAGAGCTCCCTGCTGGTCACCACCAGGCCGGCCGCCTTGCGGAAGCTGGGCAAGTGCCTGGAGTGTGAGCGCTACGCCGAAATCCTGGGCTTTGACGAGGCGGAGAGGGAGGAGTATTTCCACAAGTTCTTCGAAAACGCGGAGCAGGCGGCTGCCGCCTTCCAGTTCGTCAGAGGCAACGAGATGCTCTTCACCATGTGCCTGGTGCCCATTGTGTGCTGGATCGTCTGCACCGTCATGAAGCAGCAACTCGGCTGCGCCGGGGGTCTCACCCAAAGCCCGAAGACAACGACGGGGATCTACATCCTCTACCTCTTGGCCCTGCTGCGGTCGCTGAGTGGGCCGGTGAAGCGAGGCATGCCCGCGGTGCTCAGGAGGCTCTGCTGCCTGGCGGCCGACGGCGTCTGGAGGCAGAAGGTCCTCTTTGAGGAGAAGGAGGTGCAGGGGTACGCCCTGGACCAGCGGGAAGCCCTCCCGCTCCTGCTCAACGAGCACCTCTTCCAGAAGGACATCTCCTGCGTCAGCACCTACAGCTTCATCCACCTCAGCTTCCAGGAGTTTTTCGCGGCGCTCTTCTACCTGCTGGAAGATGAGGGGGAGGCACGGGACCCCCCcgccggtcccaccagggaggtgAAGGCGCTGCTGGAGAGCTACGGCAACTCCAGGAACTACTTCATGATGACCGTGCGGTTCCTCTTTGGGCTCCTCAACAAGGACcgcaggagggagctggaggaggagatggacTGTAAAATCTCCCCCAGGATTACGCAGGAATTACTGGTGTGGCTTCAAAAGAGCCAGCAAACGGCCCTGGCTCTTCTGGAGGAGGAGACGGCGGTGATTCGTGAGATGGAGGTCTGCCACTGCCTGTACGAGCTCCAGGACGAGCATTTTGTAGTGACTGCCTTGGATCCCTTCATGGGGGTGTACCTGCGAGGGATCAACCTCAACCGCTTCGACCAAATCGTCCTGGCCTTCAGCATAAAACACTTCCCCAAGCTGGAGTCGCTGGACCTGGGCCACTGCTCCTTCCTGCGGGACCACCCCGAGCACCCTGCGGGCCCGCAGCCGGCCCAGCCGGCACGTCGGTGCGTACG GGCAATACAGcaagaggagggaaagcagtCGCCCATCCACCTGCTTTGTCAAGCCTTGGAAAAATCAGGCTGCAAATTAAAGACATTAAG GTTTGATCGGTGCCAGCTCACAGGCGCCTGCTGCGGGGCTCTGGCCTCCGTCCTCAGCGTGAAACCCACCCTGGCGGAGCTGGACCTGGCTGGGAACGAGGACCTGCGGGACGGTGGCGTGAAGCTGCTGTGCGAGGGGCTGGCGTGCGGCGGCTGCCGGCTGCAGATACTGCG GTTGGGCTGCTGCAACCTGACGGCCGCGGGCTGCGGGGCCCTGGCCGCCGCGCTGGGTTCCCTGCCCACCCTGGCGCAGCTGGACCTGAGCGACAACCCCCTGGGGGACGGCGGCGTGCGGGAGCTGTGCACGGCGCTGGCGGGGCCCggctgcagcctgcagaagcTCTG GCTGTGGCGGTGCCGGCTGACGGCGGCGAGCTGCGGGGCTCTCGCCGCGGTGCTCCCGGCCAGCCCCAGCCTGACCGAGCTGCACCTGGGGGACAACGAGCTGGGGGACGGCGGCGTGCGGCGGCTGAGCAAGGGGCTGCGGGATCCCGCCTGCCGGCTGCAGACCCTCAG GCTGTGGCGGTGCCGGCTGACGGCGGCGAGCTGCGGGGCTCTCGCCGCGGTGCTCCCGGCCAGGCCCTGCCTGACCGAGCTGCACCTGGGGGACAACAAGCTGGGGGACGGCGGCGTGCGGCGGCTGAGCGAGGGGCTGCGGGATCCCGCCTGCCGGCTGCAGACCCTCAG CCTGTGGCAGAGCCGGCTCACGGGCGCCTGCTGCGCCGACCTCTGCGCCATGCTCAGCCCCAGCCGGAGCTTGGAGTTCCTGGACCTGAGCGACAACGACCTGGGCGACGCCAgcgtgcagcagctctgcaaggcgctggggcatCCCACCTGCTGCCTGCAGAAGTTGTG GCTGAAGAAATCCGGGTTAAGCACAGAGACGCTGCAGAAGCTGGATGCCCTGAAATGCGGAAAACCCACCCTGAATATAGGCTAcatgtga